A region from the Lycium barbarum isolate Lr01 chromosome 8, ASM1917538v2, whole genome shotgun sequence genome encodes:
- the LOC132607555 gene encoding UDP-glycosyltransferase TURAN isoform X1 — protein MLLHLFRFFCLPFLFSPLKKRMLLSIFYQLFNSNFSHGMFKTTRLNLAFLHIFEVLLRIIWAHLVVDIVAYGGSDPHSAVKEHKSIHIHEMTQWPSNPKSLPKILRPLLLIFKPLVQFVMLLWYLCVKIPAPDVFIVQNPPSVPTLVAVKLASWIRRSAFVIDWHNFGYTLLALSLGRNSRFVALYHWIEKQFGKMANGSLCVTRAMQHELAQNWGISATVLYDQPPEFFRPASLEEKHKLFCGIDKSLRTPYSLQDCLSNEVLTTDDDNPNVTLFTTQTHTDISLKWNRPALIVSSTSWTPDEDFSILLEAALMYDRRVSALLNEDDLKREDVFWQEIKGGKQYPRLLFIITGKGPEKEKYEQKIAKLNLKRVAFRTMWLEPEDYPLLLGSADLGVCLHTSSSGLDLPMKVVDMFGCGLPVCAVSYSCINELVEVDKNGLLFSSSSELADQFMMLFKGFPGECDELKSLKQGVLASRSSVNWATEWEANAKPLISKVIFENSS, from the exons ATGCTACTCCATCTGTTTCGATTTTTttgtcttcctttcctttttagtccgttaaAAAAAAGAATGCTTCTTTCGATTTTTTACCAACTCTTTAATTCTAACTTTtcacatggcatgtttaagaccacaagattaaaccTGGCTTTTTTGCACATTTTTGAGGTTCTGTTACGAATTATTTGG GCTCATCTAGTGGTCGACATTGTTGCATATGGAG GTTCGGACCCTCATTCTGCTGTAAAAGAGCATAAATCTATTCACATCCATGAAATG ACACAGTGGCCATCAAACCCTAAAAGCTTGCCAAAGATACTCCGTCCTTTATTGCTCATATTTAAGCCATTGGTCCAGTTTGTTATGCTTCTATGGTATCTGTGTGTTAAAATTCCGGCACCTGATGTTTTCATAGTTCAG AATCCACCATCCGTTCCTACACTGGTTGCTGTAAAATTAGCCAGCTGGATTAGACGTTCCGCATTCGTTATAGATTGGCATAACTTCGGATATACTCTTCTAGCATTGTCTCTTGGGAGAAATAGTCGGTTTGTGGCTTTGTATCATTG GATCGAAAAGCAATTTGGGAAAATGGCAAATGGTTCCTTGTGTGTGACAAGGGCAATGCAACATGAATTGGCTCAAAACTGGGGAATTAG TGCCACTGTTCTATATGATCAGCCTCCTGAATTTTTTCGACCCGCTTCCCTCGAGGAGAAGCACAAG TTGTTTTGTGGGATTGATAAGAGTCTGAGAACGCCTTACAGCCTTCAAGACTGTCTTAGCAATG AGGTTCTAACAACAGACGATGACAATCCTAATGTAACTCTATTTACAACTCAGACGCACACAGATATTTCCTTGAAGTGGAACAGACCAGCACTCATTGTAAGCAGTACAAGCTG GACTCCAGACGAAGATTTTAGCATTCTCTTAGAAGCAGCACTAATGTATGATAGAAGGGTTTCTGCATTACTGAATGAGGATGACTTGAAGAGGGAGGATGTTTTCTGGCAGGAAATCAAGGGTGGGAAGCAATACCCTAGGTTATTATTTATAATTACAG GCAAAGGGCCTGAAAAGGAAAAATATGAACAGAAGATAGCAAAACTCAACCTTAAACGTGTAGCATTTCGTACTATGTGGTTGGAGCCAGAGGATTACCCATTGCTTCTTG GATCAGCAGATCTTGGTGTTTGCTTGCATACTTCCTCTTCAGGGTTGGATCTTCCAATGAAG GTTGTGGATATGTTTGGCTGTGGATTACCGGTCTGTGCTGTTTCCTACTCTTG CATCAACGAGCTGGTCGAAGTTGACAAGAATGGCTTACTCTTCTCTTCATCATCGGAACTGGCAGATCAATTTATG ATGCTGTTTAAGGGATTCCCAGGTGAATGTGATGAGTTGAAGTCACTGAAACAAGGAGTATTGGCAAGCAGATCTTCTGTTAATTGGGCAACAGAGTGGGAAGCAAACGCTAAACCCTTAATATCCAAG GTTATTTTTGAGAACTCGAGCTGA
- the LOC132607555 gene encoding UDP-glycosyltransferase TURAN isoform X4: MTQWPSNPKSLPKILRPLLLIFKPLVQFVMLLWYLCVKIPAPDVFIVQNPPSVPTLVAVKLASWIRRSAFVIDWHNFGYTLLALSLGRNSRFVALYHWIEKQFGKMANGSLCVTRAMQHELAQNWGISATVLYDQPPEFFRPASLEEKHKLFCGIDKSLRTPYSLQDCLSNEVLTTDDDNPNVTLFTTQTHTDISLKWNRPALIVSSTSWTPDEDFSILLEAALMYDRRVSALLNEDDLKREDVFWQEIKGGKQYPRLLFIITGKGPEKEKYEQKIAKLNLKRVAFRTMWLEPEDYPLLLGSADLGVCLHTSSSGLDLPMKVVDMFGCGLPVCAVSYSCINELVEVDKNGLLFSSSSELADQFMMLFKGFPGECDELKSLKQGVLASRSSVNWATEWEANAKPLISKVIFENSS; this comes from the exons ATG ACACAGTGGCCATCAAACCCTAAAAGCTTGCCAAAGATACTCCGTCCTTTATTGCTCATATTTAAGCCATTGGTCCAGTTTGTTATGCTTCTATGGTATCTGTGTGTTAAAATTCCGGCACCTGATGTTTTCATAGTTCAG AATCCACCATCCGTTCCTACACTGGTTGCTGTAAAATTAGCCAGCTGGATTAGACGTTCCGCATTCGTTATAGATTGGCATAACTTCGGATATACTCTTCTAGCATTGTCTCTTGGGAGAAATAGTCGGTTTGTGGCTTTGTATCATTG GATCGAAAAGCAATTTGGGAAAATGGCAAATGGTTCCTTGTGTGTGACAAGGGCAATGCAACATGAATTGGCTCAAAACTGGGGAATTAG TGCCACTGTTCTATATGATCAGCCTCCTGAATTTTTTCGACCCGCTTCCCTCGAGGAGAAGCACAAG TTGTTTTGTGGGATTGATAAGAGTCTGAGAACGCCTTACAGCCTTCAAGACTGTCTTAGCAATG AGGTTCTAACAACAGACGATGACAATCCTAATGTAACTCTATTTACAACTCAGACGCACACAGATATTTCCTTGAAGTGGAACAGACCAGCACTCATTGTAAGCAGTACAAGCTG GACTCCAGACGAAGATTTTAGCATTCTCTTAGAAGCAGCACTAATGTATGATAGAAGGGTTTCTGCATTACTGAATGAGGATGACTTGAAGAGGGAGGATGTTTTCTGGCAGGAAATCAAGGGTGGGAAGCAATACCCTAGGTTATTATTTATAATTACAG GCAAAGGGCCTGAAAAGGAAAAATATGAACAGAAGATAGCAAAACTCAACCTTAAACGTGTAGCATTTCGTACTATGTGGTTGGAGCCAGAGGATTACCCATTGCTTCTTG GATCAGCAGATCTTGGTGTTTGCTTGCATACTTCCTCTTCAGGGTTGGATCTTCCAATGAAG GTTGTGGATATGTTTGGCTGTGGATTACCGGTCTGTGCTGTTTCCTACTCTTG CATCAACGAGCTGGTCGAAGTTGACAAGAATGGCTTACTCTTCTCTTCATCATCGGAACTGGCAGATCAATTTATG ATGCTGTTTAAGGGATTCCCAGGTGAATGTGATGAGTTGAAGTCACTGAAACAAGGAGTATTGGCAAGCAGATCTTCTGTTAATTGGGCAACAGAGTGGGAAGCAAACGCTAAACCCTTAATATCCAAG GTTATTTTTGAGAACTCGAGCTGA
- the LOC132607555 gene encoding UDP-glycosyltransferase TURAN isoform X3: protein MSGQNETRIRASGRAAVVVLGDIGRSPRMQYHALSLARQAHLVVDIVAYGGSDPHSAVKEHKSIHIHEMTQWPSNPKSLPKILRPLLLIFKPLVQFVMLLWYLCVKIPAPDVFIVQNPPSVPTLVAVKLASWIRRSAFVIDWHNFGYTLLALSLGRNSRFVALYHWIEKQFGKMANGSLCVTRAMQHELAQNWGISATVLYDQPPEFFRPASLEEKHKLFCGIDKSLRTPYSLQDCLSNEVLTTDDDNPNVTLFTTQTHTDISLKWNRPALIVSSTSWTPDEDFSILLEAALMYDRRVSALLNEDDLKREDVFWQEIKGGKQYPRLLFIITGKGPEKEKYEQKIAKLNLKRVAFRTMWLEPEDYPLLLGSADLGVCLHTSSSGLDLPMKVVDMFGCGLPVCAVSYSCINELVEVDKNGLLFSSSSELADQFMMLFKGFPGECDELKSLKQGVLASRSSVNWATEWEANAKPLISKVIFENSS from the exons ATGTCAG GTCAAAATGAAACTCGGATTCGGGCAAGTGGTAGGGCAGCAGTAGTGGTTCTAGGGGATATTGGACGTAGCCCACGTATGCAATATCATGCTCTTTCCCTTGCTCGTCAG GCTCATCTAGTGGTCGACATTGTTGCATATGGAG GTTCGGACCCTCATTCTGCTGTAAAAGAGCATAAATCTATTCACATCCATGAAATG ACACAGTGGCCATCAAACCCTAAAAGCTTGCCAAAGATACTCCGTCCTTTATTGCTCATATTTAAGCCATTGGTCCAGTTTGTTATGCTTCTATGGTATCTGTGTGTTAAAATTCCGGCACCTGATGTTTTCATAGTTCAG AATCCACCATCCGTTCCTACACTGGTTGCTGTAAAATTAGCCAGCTGGATTAGACGTTCCGCATTCGTTATAGATTGGCATAACTTCGGATATACTCTTCTAGCATTGTCTCTTGGGAGAAATAGTCGGTTTGTGGCTTTGTATCATTG GATCGAAAAGCAATTTGGGAAAATGGCAAATGGTTCCTTGTGTGTGACAAGGGCAATGCAACATGAATTGGCTCAAAACTGGGGAATTAG TGCCACTGTTCTATATGATCAGCCTCCTGAATTTTTTCGACCCGCTTCCCTCGAGGAGAAGCACAAG TTGTTTTGTGGGATTGATAAGAGTCTGAGAACGCCTTACAGCCTTCAAGACTGTCTTAGCAATG AGGTTCTAACAACAGACGATGACAATCCTAATGTAACTCTATTTACAACTCAGACGCACACAGATATTTCCTTGAAGTGGAACAGACCAGCACTCATTGTAAGCAGTACAAGCTG GACTCCAGACGAAGATTTTAGCATTCTCTTAGAAGCAGCACTAATGTATGATAGAAGGGTTTCTGCATTACTGAATGAGGATGACTTGAAGAGGGAGGATGTTTTCTGGCAGGAAATCAAGGGTGGGAAGCAATACCCTAGGTTATTATTTATAATTACAG GCAAAGGGCCTGAAAAGGAAAAATATGAACAGAAGATAGCAAAACTCAACCTTAAACGTGTAGCATTTCGTACTATGTGGTTGGAGCCAGAGGATTACCCATTGCTTCTTG GATCAGCAGATCTTGGTGTTTGCTTGCATACTTCCTCTTCAGGGTTGGATCTTCCAATGAAG GTTGTGGATATGTTTGGCTGTGGATTACCGGTCTGTGCTGTTTCCTACTCTTG CATCAACGAGCTGGTCGAAGTTGACAAGAATGGCTTACTCTTCTCTTCATCATCGGAACTGGCAGATCAATTTATG ATGCTGTTTAAGGGATTCCCAGGTGAATGTGATGAGTTGAAGTCACTGAAACAAGGAGTATTGGCAAGCAGATCTTCTGTTAATTGGGCAACAGAGTGGGAAGCAAACGCTAAACCCTTAATATCCAAG GTTATTTTTGAGAACTCGAGCTGA
- the LOC132607556 gene encoding phosphatidylinositol 4-phosphate 5-kinase 6-like: MKAWEATIRITQAATRKRANTIFGTQSASQIEEENDQEQREDIEDHANGEIFHAERFLPNGDYYSGYWLDNFPHGQGKYWWTDGCMYVGDWFRGKTMGKGTFSWPSGAMYEGNFKSGFMDGDGTYTGPNGDTYRGCWVMNLKHGHGVKEYANGDCYDGEWCRGLQEGHGRYTWKNGNYYVGEWKNGTIFGKGKMYWTNGNVYEGNWEDGFPKGNGTFRWTDGSFYVGNWSKDPNEQNGTFYPSGSLLEGGNLEWDPQQVFNVDLIECTICPPEKVPILPSQKKLALWRSSKAVDNNIRPRRMSLDGRIDAPPVDREFGRIRLSDVAGTSASTSYNSDDSVVGLQDADGYLLRGSPIRIPKVVKRQGQTISKGHKNYELMLNLQLGIRVSVGRPGPPPSLDLKPSAFDPREKYWTRFPPEGSKITPPHPSCEFRWKDYCPKVFRALRMLFKVDAADYMISICGNDALRELCSPGKSGSFFYLTNDDRYMIKTMKKAETKVLLRMLSAYFNHVKAFENTLVTKYYGLHCVKLSGPAQKKVRFVIMGNLFCTNYSIHRRFDLKGSTFGRMTDKPESEIEATTTLKDLDLNFIFRLQKTWFQEFRRQVDRDCEFLEQEGVMDYSLLVGIHFREADSTEDQTPSGSRTPIDNGGSENETVPRLSRADMDQLLLDQAGWASIKLGTNMPARVERTERKPTEAEIIQLIGEPTGELYDVILFFSVIDILQDYDITKKLEHAYKSMQCDPNSISAVDPKAYSRRFRDYIFKVFIEDN; the protein is encoded by the exons ATGAAGGCGTGGGAGGCAACAATAAGGATAACACAAGCTGCAACAAGGAAACGTGCCAACACGATTTTCGGTACACAAAGTGCATCACAAATAGAGGAagaaaatgatcaagaacaaCGCGAAGACATTGAAGATCACGCGAATGGAGAAATTTTCCATGCAGAGAGGTTTCTCCCAAATGGTGATTACTATAGTGGCTATTGGCTTGACAATTTCCCTCATGGACAAGGTAAGTATTGGTGGACAGACGGGTGTATGTACGTTGGAGATTGGTTTCGTGGCAAAACGATGGGGAAAGGGACGTTTAGTTGGCCCTCAGGTGCAATGTACGAGGGGAATTTCAAGTCTGGATTTATGGATGGAGATGGAACCTACACGGGGCCTAATGGCGATACGTATAGGGGTTGTTGGGTGATGAACTTGAAACATGGACATGGCGTTAAGGAGTACGCGAACGGGGACTGTTATGATGGCGAATGGTGTAGGGGATTACAAGAAGGACATGGTAGGTATACATGGAAGAATGGGAATTACTATGTTGGTGAATGGAAAAATGGGACAATTTTTGGTAAGGGGAAAATGTATTGGACTAATGGGAATGTATATGAAGGGAATTGGGAAGATGGATTTCCTAAAGGAAATGGAACATTTAGATGGACTGATGGGAGTTTTTATGTGGGAAATTGGAGTAAAGATCCAAATGAACAAAATGGTACATTTTATCCATCTGGATCATTGTTAGAAGGTGGAAATCTTGAATGGGATCCTCAACAAGTTTTCAATGTCGATTTGATAGAATGTACTATTTGTCCACCAGAGAAAGTTCCGATTTTGCCTTCACAGAAAAAACTCGCATTATGGAGGTCATCTAAGGCAGTGGATAATAACATTAGGCCGAGGAGAATGTCACTGGACGGGAGAATAGATGCACCACCTGTCGATAGGGAATTTGGTAGAATTCGTTTATCGGATGTTGCTGGAACTTCTGCTAGTACTTCTTATAATTCGGATGATTCCGTGGTTGGCTTGCAGGATGCTGATGGATATTTATTAAGAGGAAGTCCTATTAGGATTCCTAAAGTTGTAAAGAGACAAGGCCAAACTATTTCCAAAGGGCATAAGAATTATGAGCTTATGCTTAATTTGCAGTTGGGAATCAG AGTTTCAGTAGGACGGCCTGGTCCTCCTCCATCACTAGATCTCAAACCGTCAGCATTTGATCCTCGAGAGAAGTATTGGACAAGATTTCCACCGGAAGGATCCAAGATCACACCCCCTCATCCTTCTTGTGAATTCAGATGGAAAGATTATTGTCCAAAAGTTTTCAG GGCATTACGGATGTTATTCAAAGTTGATGCAGCTGATTATATGATATCAATTTGTGGTAACGATGCCCTCCGGGAGCTTTGTTCCCCCGGAAAAAGTGGAAGTTTTTTCTACTTAACAAACGATGATCGATATATGATCAAGACAATGAAGAAGGCAGAAACAAAA GTGCTATTAAGGATGCTTAGCGCATATTTCAATCATGTTAAAGCTTTTGAAAACACCCTTGTGACTAAGTACTATGGCCTGCATTGTGTGAAGCTAAGTGGACCAGCACAGAAGAAG GTACGGTTCGTTATCATGGGGAACCTCTTTTGCACGAATTACTCAATTCATAGACGATTCGACTTGAAAGGGTCAACATTTGGAAGAATGACAGATAAGCCAGAATCAGAGATTGAGGCAACCACAACCCTTAAAGACCTTGATCTCAACTTCATCTTCAGGTTACAAAAAACATGGTTTCAGGAATTCCGAAG GCAAGTTGATAGGGATTGTGAGTTCTTGGAACAAGAGGGAGTTATGGACTACAGCCTTTTAGTTGGTATTCATTTTAGAGAAGCAGATAGTACTGAAGATCAGACACCTTCTGGTTCTAGAACACCAATTG ATAATGGAGGCTCGGAAAATGAAACAGTTCCTCGTCTTTCTCGAGCTGATATGGATCAATTGCTTCTTGATCAGGCAGG GTGGGCTAGCATAAAATTAGGAACAAACATGCCTGCAAGAGTTGAAAGGACAGAAAGGAAACCTACTGAAGCGGAGATAATTCAGCTAATCGGAGAACCAACAGGAGAGTTGTATGATGTGATACTGTTTTTCAGTGTCATAGATATACTTCAAGACTATGACATTACAAAGAAGCTCGAGCACGCGTACAAGTCTATGCAATGTGATCCAAACTCGATATCAGCAGTCGATCCAAAGGCATATTCAAGGCGTTTTCGTGATTACATATTCAAAGTTTTTATAGAAGACAATTAA
- the LOC132607555 gene encoding UDP-glycosyltransferase TURAN isoform X2 has translation MLLHLFRFFCLPFLFSPLKKRMLLSIFYQLFNSNFSHGMFKTTRLNLAFLHIFEVLLRIIWAHLVVDIVAYGGSDPHSAVKEHKSIHIHEMTQWPSNPKSLPKILRPLLLIFKPLVQFVMLLWYLCVKIPAPDVFIVQNPPSVPTLVAVKLASWIRRSAFVIDWHNFGYTLLALSLGRNSRFVALYHWIEKQFGKMANGSLCVTRAMQHELAQNWGISATVLYDQPPEFFRPASLEEKHKLFCGIDKSLRTPYSLQDCLSNDDDNPNVTLFTTQTHTDISLKWNRPALIVSSTSWTPDEDFSILLEAALMYDRRVSALLNEDDLKREDVFWQEIKGGKQYPRLLFIITGKGPEKEKYEQKIAKLNLKRVAFRTMWLEPEDYPLLLGSADLGVCLHTSSSGLDLPMKVVDMFGCGLPVCAVSYSCINELVEVDKNGLLFSSSSELADQFMMLFKGFPGECDELKSLKQGVLASRSSVNWATEWEANAKPLISKVIFENSS, from the exons ATGCTACTCCATCTGTTTCGATTTTTttgtcttcctttcctttttagtccgttaaAAAAAAGAATGCTTCTTTCGATTTTTTACCAACTCTTTAATTCTAACTTTtcacatggcatgtttaagaccacaagattaaaccTGGCTTTTTTGCACATTTTTGAGGTTCTGTTACGAATTATTTGG GCTCATCTAGTGGTCGACATTGTTGCATATGGAG GTTCGGACCCTCATTCTGCTGTAAAAGAGCATAAATCTATTCACATCCATGAAATG ACACAGTGGCCATCAAACCCTAAAAGCTTGCCAAAGATACTCCGTCCTTTATTGCTCATATTTAAGCCATTGGTCCAGTTTGTTATGCTTCTATGGTATCTGTGTGTTAAAATTCCGGCACCTGATGTTTTCATAGTTCAG AATCCACCATCCGTTCCTACACTGGTTGCTGTAAAATTAGCCAGCTGGATTAGACGTTCCGCATTCGTTATAGATTGGCATAACTTCGGATATACTCTTCTAGCATTGTCTCTTGGGAGAAATAGTCGGTTTGTGGCTTTGTATCATTG GATCGAAAAGCAATTTGGGAAAATGGCAAATGGTTCCTTGTGTGTGACAAGGGCAATGCAACATGAATTGGCTCAAAACTGGGGAATTAG TGCCACTGTTCTATATGATCAGCCTCCTGAATTTTTTCGACCCGCTTCCCTCGAGGAGAAGCACAAG TTGTTTTGTGGGATTGATAAGAGTCTGAGAACGCCTTACAGCCTTCAAGACTGTCTTAGCAATG ACGATGACAATCCTAATGTAACTCTATTTACAACTCAGACGCACACAGATATTTCCTTGAAGTGGAACAGACCAGCACTCATTGTAAGCAGTACAAGCTG GACTCCAGACGAAGATTTTAGCATTCTCTTAGAAGCAGCACTAATGTATGATAGAAGGGTTTCTGCATTACTGAATGAGGATGACTTGAAGAGGGAGGATGTTTTCTGGCAGGAAATCAAGGGTGGGAAGCAATACCCTAGGTTATTATTTATAATTACAG GCAAAGGGCCTGAAAAGGAAAAATATGAACAGAAGATAGCAAAACTCAACCTTAAACGTGTAGCATTTCGTACTATGTGGTTGGAGCCAGAGGATTACCCATTGCTTCTTG GATCAGCAGATCTTGGTGTTTGCTTGCATACTTCCTCTTCAGGGTTGGATCTTCCAATGAAG GTTGTGGATATGTTTGGCTGTGGATTACCGGTCTGTGCTGTTTCCTACTCTTG CATCAACGAGCTGGTCGAAGTTGACAAGAATGGCTTACTCTTCTCTTCATCATCGGAACTGGCAGATCAATTTATG ATGCTGTTTAAGGGATTCCCAGGTGAATGTGATGAGTTGAAGTCACTGAAACAAGGAGTATTGGCAAGCAGATCTTCTGTTAATTGGGCAACAGAGTGGGAAGCAAACGCTAAACCCTTAATATCCAAG GTTATTTTTGAGAACTCGAGCTGA